One stretch of Gouania willdenowi chromosome 16, fGouWil2.1, whole genome shotgun sequence DNA includes these proteins:
- the LOC114478044 gene encoding retinoic acid receptor RXR-beta-A-like isoform X1 → MSSQQPNSSASNSPTNFLGSPFSVISPSLNSPVVSPSVGFGPITNSQISSSAPLSGMHSISSSEDIKPPFGLRPMSAHSPGIMLTQKRMCVICGDRSSGKHYGVYSCEGCKGFFKRTVRKDLSYTCRDNKECLVDKRQRNRCQYCRYQKCLAMGMKREAVQEERQRNREREGELEFSVGVNDEMPVEKILEAETAVEQKTELHPDGSSAGNSPHDAVKNICQTADKQLFALVEWAKRIPHFSELPLDDQVILLRAGWNELLIASFSHRSIPLKDGVLLASELQRDSAHTAGVGAIFDRESVQSAEVGAIFDRVLTELVNKMRDMQMDKTELGCLRAIVLFNPDAKGLSNNSEVELLREKVYASLESYCKQKYPEQQGRFAKLLLRLPALRSIGLKCLEHLFFFKLIGDTPIDTFLMEMLEAPHQLS, encoded by the exons ATGTCCTCCCAGCAGCCGAATAGCTCAGCATCCAACAGCCCCACCAACTTCTTGGGTTCTCCGTTTTCAGTCATCAGCCCCTCACTTAACTCCCCAGTGGTCTCGCCCTCCGTAGGCTTTGGTCCTATCACCAACAGTCAG ATCTCTTCTTCAGCGCCCTTATCAGGGATGCATTCAATCAGCAGCTCAGAAGATATCAAACCTCCTTTTGGCCTTAGACCCATGTCAGCTCACTCCCCGGGAATAATGTTGACACAGAAACGCATGTGTGTCATCTGTGGAGATCGCTCGTCAG gcaaaCACTACGGCGTGTACAGCTGTGAGGGTTGCAAAGGTTTTTTTAAACGAACTGTGCGTAAAGACCTGAGCTACACCTGCAGGGATAATAAAGAGTGCCTGGTGGACAAACGCCAGCGGAATCGCTGCCAGTACTGTCGGTACCAGAAGTGCCTGGCTATGGGGATGAAGAGAGAAG CAGTCCAGGAGGAGCGTCAGAGGAACAGAGAGCGTGAAGGAGAGCTGGAGTTCAGCGTTGGGGTGAATGACGAGATGCCGGTGGAAAAGATCCTGGAGGCAGAAACGGCCGTCGAACAGAAGACTGAGCTTCACCCTGATGGCAGCTCTGCAGGAAACTCA CCTCATGATGCAGTGAAAAACATCTGTCAGACTGCAGACAAACAGTTGTTTGCATTGGTGGAATGGGCAAAGAGGATTCCTCATTTCTCTGAGCTGCCGCTCGACGATCAGGTCATTCTATTGCGTGCAG GGTGGAATGAGCTCCTAATCGCCTCATTCTCCCATCGCTCCATCCCTTTGAAGGATGGTGTTCTTCTGGCCTCAGAGTTGCAGCGTGACAGCGCCCACACCGCAGGAGTTGGGGCCATTTTTGACag GGAGAGTGTACAGAGTGCAGAGGTTGGTGCCATTTTTGACAG GGTTCTTACTGAGCTtgtcaacaaaatgagagaTATGCAAATGGACAAGACAGAACTAGGCTGCCTGCGAGCCATCGTTCTTTTCAATCCAG ATGCGAAAGGTCTGTCCAATAACAGTGAAGTGGAGCTTCTTCGAGAGAAGGTCTATGCATCTTTGGAGTCCTACTGCAAACAGAAGTATCCTGAGCAGCAGGGAAG GTTTGCCAAGCTCCTCCTTCGACTGCCAGCCCTGAGATCAATTGGCTTGAAATGCTTGGAGCATCTTTTCTTCTTCAAGCTGATCGGTGACACACCTATTGACACTTTCCTCATGGAAATGCTTGAAGCTCCTCATCAGTTGTCTTAG
- the LOC114478044 gene encoding retinoic acid receptor RXR-beta-A-like isoform X2, protein MSSQQPNSSASNSPTNFLGSPFSVISPSLNSPVVSPSVGFGPITNSQISSSAPLSGMHSISSSEDIKPPFGLRPMSAHSPGIMLTQKRMCVICGDRSSGKHYGVYSCEGCKGFFKRTVRKDLSYTCRDNKECLVDKRQRNRCQYCRYQKCLAMGMKREVQEERQRNREREGELEFSVGVNDEMPVEKILEAETAVEQKTELHPDGSSAGNSPHDAVKNICQTADKQLFALVEWAKRIPHFSELPLDDQVILLRAGWNELLIASFSHRSIPLKDGVLLASELQRDSAHTAGVGAIFDRESVQSAEVGAIFDRVLTELVNKMRDMQMDKTELGCLRAIVLFNPDAKGLSNNSEVELLREKVYASLESYCKQKYPEQQGRFAKLLLRLPALRSIGLKCLEHLFFFKLIGDTPIDTFLMEMLEAPHQLS, encoded by the exons ATGTCCTCCCAGCAGCCGAATAGCTCAGCATCCAACAGCCCCACCAACTTCTTGGGTTCTCCGTTTTCAGTCATCAGCCCCTCACTTAACTCCCCAGTGGTCTCGCCCTCCGTAGGCTTTGGTCCTATCACCAACAGTCAG ATCTCTTCTTCAGCGCCCTTATCAGGGATGCATTCAATCAGCAGCTCAGAAGATATCAAACCTCCTTTTGGCCTTAGACCCATGTCAGCTCACTCCCCGGGAATAATGTTGACACAGAAACGCATGTGTGTCATCTGTGGAGATCGCTCGTCAG gcaaaCACTACGGCGTGTACAGCTGTGAGGGTTGCAAAGGTTTTTTTAAACGAACTGTGCGTAAAGACCTGAGCTACACCTGCAGGGATAATAAAGAGTGCCTGGTGGACAAACGCCAGCGGAATCGCTGCCAGTACTGTCGGTACCAGAAGTGCCTGGCTATGGGGATGAAGAGAGAAG TCCAGGAGGAGCGTCAGAGGAACAGAGAGCGTGAAGGAGAGCTGGAGTTCAGCGTTGGGGTGAATGACGAGATGCCGGTGGAAAAGATCCTGGAGGCAGAAACGGCCGTCGAACAGAAGACTGAGCTTCACCCTGATGGCAGCTCTGCAGGAAACTCA CCTCATGATGCAGTGAAAAACATCTGTCAGACTGCAGACAAACAGTTGTTTGCATTGGTGGAATGGGCAAAGAGGATTCCTCATTTCTCTGAGCTGCCGCTCGACGATCAGGTCATTCTATTGCGTGCAG GGTGGAATGAGCTCCTAATCGCCTCATTCTCCCATCGCTCCATCCCTTTGAAGGATGGTGTTCTTCTGGCCTCAGAGTTGCAGCGTGACAGCGCCCACACCGCAGGAGTTGGGGCCATTTTTGACag GGAGAGTGTACAGAGTGCAGAGGTTGGTGCCATTTTTGACAG GGTTCTTACTGAGCTtgtcaacaaaatgagagaTATGCAAATGGACAAGACAGAACTAGGCTGCCTGCGAGCCATCGTTCTTTTCAATCCAG ATGCGAAAGGTCTGTCCAATAACAGTGAAGTGGAGCTTCTTCGAGAGAAGGTCTATGCATCTTTGGAGTCCTACTGCAAACAGAAGTATCCTGAGCAGCAGGGAAG GTTTGCCAAGCTCCTCCTTCGACTGCCAGCCCTGAGATCAATTGGCTTGAAATGCTTGGAGCATCTTTTCTTCTTCAAGCTGATCGGTGACACACCTATTGACACTTTCCTCATGGAAATGCTTGAAGCTCCTCATCAGTTGTCTTAG